TTGCCGGTGCGCGCCTCGAGGTCGCGCCACAACTCGTAGGATCGAAGGACGAGCGGCACGTATGCGACGTGTTCGAAGTAGGCTTGCCGGATCAATCGCGTTTTTCCGTGCGAAGCCCCTTGATCGTGGACCGGCCAGAATCGTTCGAGCCCCAGCACGCGCATGCCGCGACGCGCGCAGTTCGAGACGATGGAGCTGCCCATCACGCCGAGCCCGACCACGATCGCGTCGTAGCTCACGAGCGCTGTCCGCCGTCGGCCGTTTCGCGAAAGCGCGAAGCTTGCATGAGAAGCGAGCGCACATCGTCGTCGCCGACTTGCGCGAACGAGTCGTACCAGTTTCCGACGCTGACGAACGATGCCGGGCAGTCGACGCACACGAAGTCGTCGACGAGCTCGCGAATGGAATCCGCCGCCTCGCGCGCCGCGACCGGCACTGCGACGACGACGCGCGCCGGGTTCTGATTGCGAACGCATGCGATAGCGGCGCGCATGCTCGCGCCCGTCGCAAGGCCGTCATCCGCGAGGACGACGATCGCGCCGACGACGTCGATCGCGTGACGATCCTCTCGAAGCGCGCGGATCCGGCCCGGCAGTTGCGCCCGCGCTTCGGCAAGCGCGGCGTCGATGACGTTTTGCGAAATGCCGAGCCGCTGGACCAGCTCGTCGTTGACGACGTGTGAGCCGTCCGCGGCGACGGCGCCGAGAGCGAGCTCCGGATGCCGCGCAAGCGCGAGCTTGAGGACGACGATGAAGTCCAGCGGTGCGTGCAAAGCTTTGGCGATCTCGAATGCGACCGGTACGCCACCGCGCGGCAACCCGAACACGACCACATCATCACGCGATGAATAGCGGCCGAGGAGCTGCGCGAGCGATCGCCCGGCTTGCGCCCGGTCTTGGAATCCGCTCCGTGGTTGGCCAGGACTTGCGTTCATCGGGCCCTTTCGCGGTAGGCCGCCGGCCTCAAATTCGTGAACTGATTC
The nucleotide sequence above comes from Candidatus Eremiobacteraceae bacterium. Encoded proteins:
- a CDS encoding phosphoribosyltransferase family protein; the protein is MNASPGQPRSGFQDRAQAGRSLAQLLGRYSSRDDVVVFGLPRGGVPVAFEIAKALHAPLDFIVVLKLALARHPELALGAVAADGSHVVNDELVQRLGISQNVIDAALAEARAQLPGRIRALREDRHAIDVVGAIVVLADDGLATGASMRAAIACVRNQNPARVVVAVPVAAREAADSIRELVDDFVCVDCPASFVSVGNWYDSFAQVGDDDVRSLLMQASRFRETADGGQRS